The following are encoded together in the Actinoplanes sp. N902-109 genome:
- a CDS encoding DHA2 family efflux MFS transporter permease subunit yields the protein MTTNTAAAPPDKIDAAVLKIAGVVVLGAIMSILDVTVVSVALPTFQTEFDASYARVAWTMTGYTLALATVIPLTGWAADRFGTKRLYMTALLLFTAGSALCATADSIGQLVSYRVLQGLGGGMLMPLGMTIMTRAAGPQRIGRLMAVLGIPMLLGPIGGPILGGWLIDIASWHWIFLINLPIGLVALVYSWWALEKDNPEPSESFDFVGMLMLSPGLALFLYGVSSLPEAGTFSATKVWLPMLTGGLLVIGFVLYSFKPRHPLLDLRLLRNRNLSVACITMAVFMVAFMGAGLLFPSYFLQVRGESTLDAGLLMAPQGIGAMITMPIAGTLADRIPVGRTVPFALALIAAGFFAFTHVGTDTSYWLLCGALFVMGLGMGGTMMPIMTSALRTLTHTEVARGSTLLNILQQIAGSVGSALMSVILTNELNDSRVIPGVTDPSGAPLTEAGLAIGVQQNPALAQQIPVEPSVLQRGLEFVANAFGSTFWVGFIIVLAVFIPAFFLPRRRPAPANPGALPTEAPATPVITH from the coding sequence GTGACCACGAACACCGCAGCGGCACCGCCGGATAAAATCGACGCCGCCGTGCTCAAGATCGCTGGCGTTGTGGTGCTGGGCGCCATCATGTCGATCCTGGACGTGACGGTGGTCAGTGTCGCGCTGCCGACGTTCCAGACCGAGTTCGACGCCTCGTACGCGCGGGTCGCGTGGACGATGACCGGCTACACGCTCGCGCTGGCCACGGTCATCCCGCTCACCGGCTGGGCGGCCGACCGGTTCGGCACCAAGCGGCTCTACATGACCGCATTGCTGCTCTTCACGGCCGGCTCTGCGCTGTGTGCCACGGCTGATTCCATCGGCCAGCTCGTGTCGTACCGAGTGTTGCAGGGTCTCGGTGGCGGCATGCTGATGCCGCTCGGCATGACGATCATGACGCGCGCGGCGGGCCCGCAGCGGATCGGCCGGCTGATGGCGGTGCTGGGCATCCCGATGCTGCTCGGCCCGATCGGCGGTCCCATCCTCGGCGGCTGGCTGATCGACATCGCCAGCTGGCACTGGATCTTCCTGATCAACCTGCCGATCGGCCTCGTGGCCCTGGTCTACTCCTGGTGGGCGCTCGAGAAGGACAACCCCGAGCCCTCCGAGTCCTTCGACTTCGTCGGCATGCTCATGCTCTCCCCGGGTCTGGCCCTTTTCCTGTACGGCGTTTCGTCGCTCCCGGAAGCAGGCACGTTCAGCGCGACCAAGGTGTGGCTGCCGATGCTCACCGGTGGGCTGCTGGTGATCGGCTTCGTGCTCTACTCGTTCAAGCCCCGGCATCCGCTGCTCGACCTGCGCCTGCTGCGCAACCGCAACTTGTCGGTCGCCTGTATCACCATGGCGGTCTTCATGGTCGCGTTCATGGGTGCCGGTCTGCTCTTCCCCAGCTACTTCCTGCAGGTACGGGGTGAGTCGACGCTGGACGCCGGCCTGCTGATGGCCCCGCAAGGCATCGGCGCCATGATCACGATGCCGATCGCGGGCACGCTGGCCGACCGGATCCCGGTGGGTCGCACGGTGCCGTTCGCGCTGGCCCTGATCGCCGCCGGCTTCTTCGCCTTCACTCACGTGGGCACCGACACGTCGTACTGGTTGCTCTGCGGGGCCTTGTTCGTGATGGGCCTCGGCATGGGCGGCACGATGATGCCGATCATGACGTCGGCCCTCCGCACGCTGACGCACACCGAGGTGGCCCGCGGTTCCACGCTGCTCAACATCCTGCAGCAGATCGCCGGCTCGGTCGGCTCGGCCCTGATGTCGGTCATCCTCACCAACGAGCTCAACGACTCCCGCGTCATCCCCGGCGTGACCGACCCCAGCGGCGCCCCCCTCACCGAGGCCGGCCTGGCCATCGGCGTCCAGCAGAACCCGGCGCTCGCCCAGCAGATCCCGGTGGAACCCTCCGTCCTGCAACGCGGCCTCGAATTCGTGGCCAACGCCTTCGGTTCCACCTTCTGGGTGGGCTTCATCATCGTCCTGGCCGTCTTCATCCCGGCCTTCTTCCTCCCGCGCCGCCGCCCCGCCCCAGCAAACCCCGGCGCCCTCCCCACCGAGGCCCCGGCAACCCCCGTGATCACACACTGA
- a CDS encoding winged helix-turn-helix domain-containing protein, which yields MNLGAAMCRQTYPVHGISILQPPPRSGCGDTLRRPVMSVLTVADPSPRHTRSGRRPHLRSVSADPTSSVTVTITFGKPGSEESERVLAALRDLVVAAGPSADVSLFPDLPPRVPADPGLHLDPRSRTAALDGVPLELSRLEYDLLLFLARHPRQVFTRNQLLAHVWGHTHTTVRTVDVHVSRLRTKLANSEILTTVYGVGYRLSEESPITIDEVQDT from the coding sequence GTGAACCTGGGTGCCGCGATGTGCCGTCAAACCTATCCCGTACATGGGATAAGTATCCTTCAGCCGCCGCCGAGATCCGGCTGCGGTGACACCCTCCGGAGGCCCGTCATGTCCGTCCTCACCGTCGCCGATCCGAGCCCGCGTCACACCCGTTCCGGCCGCCGGCCGCATCTGCGGTCCGTTTCCGCCGATCCCACCTCGTCGGTGACCGTCACCATCACGTTCGGAAAGCCCGGTTCCGAGGAGAGTGAACGGGTGCTCGCGGCGCTGCGCGATCTTGTCGTCGCGGCTGGGCCCAGCGCCGATGTGTCGCTCTTCCCCGATCTGCCGCCGCGGGTCCCGGCCGATCCTGGCCTGCATCTGGATCCGCGGTCGCGCACCGCGGCACTGGACGGCGTTCCGCTGGAGCTGAGCCGCCTCGAATACGATCTGCTGCTGTTTCTCGCCCGGCACCCGCGTCAGGTTTTCACGCGCAACCAGTTGCTCGCGCACGTCTGGGGGCACACGCACACCACTGTTCGCACCGTTGACGTGCACGTCAGCCGGTTGCGGACCAAGCTCGCCAACTCCGAGATCCTGACGACGGTGTACGGGGTGGGGTACCGCCTGAGCGAGGAGTCACCGATCACCATCGATGAGGTCCAGGACACATGA
- a CDS encoding alpha/beta fold hydrolase — MADARSQPLGTWPTPVSQPLSTGGWRPFPTPRARRRTFMVQMYHQKMAATLSAFSSDSARIKYQATERRLIDRHWPRERTEIDVPTSYGSTHVIRSGAADGVPFVLLPGSGGGCLMWFPHVTGLGRDRPVYAIDPIGEPGLSTQTAPITDGADWSRWFTEVLDGLGVERAHVVGCSYGGWVALRHHLDHPERAASITLLDPGGFGRVTGRFLAWIIVCGIAMLGPAPARRLAARIFRNATLRYDEVRELGRETLAFRRRLPLPVALSDAELRRVQAPTLALLGQRSQMYDANAVADRMRRLLPDVRTMVIPGASHDLPLFDPPLIMNLTREFANGNAPADGNVPQPGR; from the coding sequence ATGGCCGACGCCCGCTCCCAGCCGCTCGGAACGTGGCCGACGCCCGTTTCCCAGCCGCTCAGCACGGGAGGGTGGCGCCCGTTCCCCACCCCCCGGGCACGGAGGCGAACTTTCATGGTGCAGATGTACCATCAAAAAATGGCAGCCACCCTCAGCGCCTTCTCCAGCGACTCTGCCCGGATCAAGTACCAAGCCACCGAGCGCCGCCTGATCGACCGGCACTGGCCTCGCGAACGCACCGAGATTGACGTTCCGACGAGCTACGGCAGCACCCACGTCATCCGTTCCGGCGCCGCCGACGGGGTGCCATTCGTGCTGCTGCCCGGCTCCGGCGGCGGCTGCCTGATGTGGTTCCCGCACGTCACGGGGCTCGGCCGGGACCGCCCCGTCTACGCCATCGATCCGATTGGCGAACCAGGCCTGTCCACCCAGACGGCCCCGATCACCGATGGCGCCGACTGGTCACGCTGGTTCACCGAGGTGCTCGACGGGCTCGGCGTCGAACGGGCGCACGTGGTCGGGTGTTCGTACGGCGGCTGGGTCGCCCTCCGGCACCACCTGGATCATCCGGAACGCGCGGCCAGCATCACCCTGCTCGACCCGGGCGGGTTCGGGCGCGTTACCGGCCGTTTCCTTGCTTGGATCATCGTCTGCGGCATCGCCATGCTCGGTCCCGCTCCGGCGCGCCGGCTCGCGGCCCGGATCTTCCGGAACGCCACTCTCCGATACGACGAGGTGCGCGAGCTGGGGCGGGAAACGCTCGCTTTCCGACGGCGGCTGCCCCTACCGGTCGCGTTGAGCGATGCCGAGCTCCGCCGGGTCCAGGCGCCCACGCTGGCGCTGCTGGGTCAGCGAAGCCAGATGTACGACGCGAACGCGGTCGCCGACCGCATGCGGCGGCTGCTGCCGGACGTCCGAACCATGGTCATCCCGGGCGCCAGTCATGACCTGCCGCTCTTCGACCCACCCCTGATCATGAACCTGACCAGGGAGTTCGCCAACGGGAATGCCCCGGCTGACGGCAACGTTCCACAGCCCGGGAGGTAA
- a CDS encoding ribosomal protein bL36, whose translation MKVRNSLRSLKSKPGSVVTRRRGRMVVINRKNPRWNGRQG comes from the coding sequence ATGAAGGTTCGGAACTCACTCCGTTCGCTCAAGAGCAAGCCCGGCTCGGTGGTAACCCGCCGCCGCGGCCGGATGGTGGTCATCAACCGCAAGAATCCGCGCTGGAACGGCCGTCAGGGCTGA